In a single window of the Anaerocolumna cellulosilytica genome:
- a CDS encoding AraC family transcriptional regulator: MQYLGYNERRLRGTFDFPIEFHHIESQHPQYAMPYHWHVEYEIIRILEGSFVIALDEKEFVAGKGDIVFINSGTLHGGIPTDCIYECVVFDMNMLMKKDNICGIYIKDIMNHTIVIKEYFRQEASLLHQIIWTLFDSLTVKAPGYELMVQGCLYQMLGCIIKRQDYITDSMQTPKNHKRILILKQVLEYIENFYATAITLEELSRAAGMSPKYFCRFFQEMTHKSPFDYLNYYRIERSCYYLLHTEDSITDVALNCGYNDLSYYIKVFKKHKGITPAKYKKTFAPIQDAKV; this comes from the coding sequence ATGCAATATTTGGGTTATAACGAGCGTAGATTACGAGGAACCTTTGATTTTCCTATTGAATTCCATCATATTGAAAGCCAGCATCCCCAATATGCCATGCCATATCATTGGCATGTAGAGTATGAAATTATTCGTATTTTAGAGGGAAGCTTCGTTATAGCTTTAGATGAAAAGGAGTTTGTGGCAGGAAAAGGAGACATTGTCTTTATTAACAGCGGTACCCTCCATGGTGGAATCCCAACGGATTGTATCTATGAATGCGTTGTATTTGATATGAATATGCTTATGAAAAAAGATAATATCTGCGGAATATACATTAAGGACATTATGAATCATACTATTGTTATTAAGGAGTACTTCAGGCAGGAGGCATCTTTACTGCACCAGATTATATGGACGTTGTTTGACTCTCTTACTGTGAAAGCACCTGGTTACGAACTTATGGTACAAGGATGCTTATATCAAATGCTTGGATGTATTATAAAAAGGCAAGATTATATTACAGACTCTATGCAGACACCAAAGAATCATAAGCGGATTCTTATTTTAAAGCAAGTATTGGAATATATAGAAAATTTTTATGCAACTGCCATTACTTTAGAAGAACTCTCTAGAGCAGCAGGAATGTCACCAAAATATTTTTGCCGTTTTTTTCAGGAAATGACTCACAAAAGTCCTTTTGATTATCTGAATTACTATAGAATTGAACGCTCCTGCTACTACCTCCTTCATACAGAGGATTCTATTACAGATGTGGCTTTAAACTGTGGTTATAATGATTTAAGCTATTACATCAAAGTTTTTAAAAAACATAAAGGGATTACGCCAGCAAAGTACAAAAAAACCTTTGCACCGATTCAAGATGCAAAGGTATAA
- a CDS encoding adenylyl-sulfate reductase subunit alpha has protein sequence MDKKTIQTDVLIIGGGTAGCYAAITLAEQSDKEVLIAEKADIKRSGCLAAGVNALNAYIVSGNTPEDYLEYVKKDAEGLIREDLVLTMSERLNKVTKHLEEMGLVILKNKDGEYVTRGNRNIKINGENIKPILANQVYSYSNITVFNRVNIIDYIVADNQIIGAYGFHILKNTFYTIFAKTVICSTGGAAGIYKPNNPGLSRHKMWYPPFNTGAGYAMGIRSGAEMTTFEMRFIALRCKDTIAPTGTIAQGVSAPQINGAGELYDKQYGAPTTANRVYSTIEENKQGRGPCFLKTEGIGEKAEEELLKAYLNMAPAQTLKWLERGKGPNHENVEIEGTEPYIVGGHTASGYWVDTGRQTTIKGLYAAGDVAGGCPQKYVTGSLAEGEIAALSALRYIEETTFKTIYKEEQQEYERTGFEAVNKFLHHPEGIYTVFQLEEAMQKVMDEYAGGISGNYGYNQSRLVIAESRIRELRELALRLHAKDCYDLMKIYELLDRLLVAEAVIVHLEARKETRWHSFQENLDFQEKDEAYFLYINSIRKNERFEIIKRAFVGRGVVYEHTH, from the coding sequence ATGGATAAGAAAACAATCCAAACGGATGTATTAATCATTGGTGGTGGAACGGCAGGCTGCTATGCTGCTATTACTCTGGCAGAGCAAAGTGATAAAGAAGTGTTGATTGCGGAAAAAGCGGATATAAAACGAAGCGGCTGCCTGGCCGCAGGTGTAAATGCTTTAAATGCATACATTGTATCTGGAAATACACCGGAGGATTATTTGGAATATGTGAAAAAGGATGCAGAAGGACTCATAAGAGAAGATCTGGTGTTGACCATGTCAGAGAGGCTTAACAAAGTAACAAAGCATCTGGAAGAAATGGGTCTTGTTATCTTAAAGAATAAAGATGGTGAGTATGTTACCAGAGGAAATCGTAATATAAAGATAAATGGAGAAAACATAAAACCCATATTGGCTAATCAGGTTTACAGCTACAGTAACATTACTGTTTTTAACCGAGTGAATATAATTGATTATATTGTAGCGGATAATCAAATCATTGGAGCCTATGGTTTTCATATTCTTAAGAATACCTTTTATACAATCTTTGCAAAGACTGTGATATGCTCTACCGGAGGTGCCGCGGGTATATATAAGCCCAATAATCCAGGGCTTTCCAGACATAAAATGTGGTATCCACCTTTTAACACGGGAGCCGGCTATGCGATGGGAATCCGCAGTGGTGCAGAGATGACTACCTTTGAGATGCGTTTTATAGCTTTGCGGTGTAAAGATACCATTGCTCCCACCGGAACCATAGCACAAGGCGTATCTGCACCTCAGATTAATGGTGCAGGTGAACTTTATGATAAGCAGTATGGTGCGCCAACCACTGCCAACCGGGTTTATTCAACGATAGAAGAAAATAAGCAGGGAAGAGGTCCTTGTTTTTTAAAGACCGAGGGCATTGGAGAAAAGGCAGAGGAAGAATTGCTAAAGGCATATCTGAATATGGCGCCGGCGCAGACTTTAAAATGGTTAGAGCGAGGGAAGGGCCCAAATCATGAAAATGTGGAGATTGAAGGAACGGAGCCTTATATTGTAGGAGGTCATACGGCCAGCGGGTATTGGGTGGATACCGGAAGACAGACTACAATAAAGGGGTTATACGCCGCAGGAGATGTAGCAGGCGGGTGTCCTCAAAAATACGTCACAGGGAGTTTGGCAGAGGGAGAAATTGCTGCACTAAGTGCCTTGCGATACATAGAGGAGACTACATTTAAGACAATATATAAGGAAGAGCAGCAAGAATATGAAAGAACAGGCTTTGAAGCAGTTAACAAATTTCTTCATCATCCAGAGGGTATTTACACAGTTTTCCAATTAGAAGAGGCTATGCAAAAAGTTATGGATGAATACGCTGGCGGTATTTCCGGCAATTATGGGTATAACCAAAGCAGACTGGTCATAGCAGAGAGCCGTATTAGAGAACTTAGGGAGTTAGCATTAAGACTTCATGCGAAAGATTGCTATGACCTCATGAAAATCTATGAATTACTTGACAGGCTTTTGGTAGCAGAAGCAGTAATCGTACATTTAGAAGCCCGAAAGGAAACCAGGTGGCATTCTTTTCAGGAGAACCTGGATTTTCAGGAAAAAGATGAGGCTTATTTCTTGTATATTAACTCAATCCGAAAGAATGAGAGATTTGAAATCATAAAAAGAGCTTTTGTAGGACGGGGGGTAGTATATGAGCATACGCATTAA
- a CDS encoding L-fucose isomerase yields the protein MAKNRLVGDYPVIGIRPTIDGRRGALKVRESLEEQTMNMAKAAARLFEDNLRYSNGEPVKVIIADTTIGRVAEAAACADKFKKAGVDITLTVTPCWCYGSETMDMDTKTIKGVWGFNGTERPGAVYLAAVLAGHAQKGLPAFGIYGQDVQDADDTSIPKDVEEKLLRFGRAAVAAATMRGKSYLQIGSICMGIAGSIISTEFFEEYLGMRVESVDEVEIIRRMTEEIYDKEEYEKALAWTKKYCMEGFDKNPVESQKTREEKDKDWEFVVKMMCIIKDLYNGNTKLPEYAKEESVGHNAIAGGFQGQRQWTDFYPNCDFPEAMLNSSFDWEGAREPYILATENDTLNGVGMLFGKLLTNTAQIFADVRTYWSPEAVKKATGYELVGTAKESQGFIHLINSGAACIDACGEVKDMDGNGIIKPFWEMTEKDQQDCLAATTWNPADTGYFRGGGYSSRFLTRSEMPVTMIRLNLVKGLGPVLQLAEGYTINLPEEVSDKLWKRTDYTWPCTWFAPRLTGEGAFRSAYDVMNNWGANHGAISYGHIGADILTLCSILRIPVNMHNVQEEKIFRPAVWSAFGMDKEGQDYRACQAFGPLYK from the coding sequence ATGGCAAAAAACAGACTTGTTGGGGATTATCCGGTTATAGGTATCAGACCTACGATTGACGGCAGAAGAGGAGCTCTTAAAGTAAGAGAATCTTTAGAAGAACAGACGATGAATATGGCAAAAGCGGCAGCCAGATTATTTGAAGATAATTTAAGATATTCTAATGGAGAGCCGGTAAAAGTAATAATTGCTGACACTACCATCGGACGTGTGGCAGAGGCAGCTGCCTGTGCAGATAAATTTAAAAAAGCAGGCGTAGACATCACCTTAACCGTTACACCTTGCTGGTGTTATGGTTCAGAAACCATGGATATGGATACAAAGACAATCAAAGGTGTCTGGGGGTTTAATGGAACGGAAAGACCGGGAGCTGTTTATTTAGCAGCTGTATTGGCTGGGCATGCTCAAAAAGGGTTACCTGCTTTTGGTATTTACGGACAGGATGTTCAGGATGCGGATGATACTAGTATACCGAAGGATGTAGAAGAAAAACTTCTGCGATTCGGACGTGCAGCAGTGGCTGCTGCAACTATGAGAGGAAAATCTTATCTACAGATAGGCTCCATCTGTATGGGAATTGCCGGTTCCATTATCAGCACGGAATTCTTTGAAGAATACCTGGGAATGCGTGTGGAATCAGTAGATGAAGTAGAAATTATCCGCAGAATGACAGAAGAAATTTATGATAAGGAAGAATATGAAAAAGCACTTGCCTGGACAAAGAAATACTGTATGGAAGGTTTTGATAAAAATCCGGTGGAAAGTCAGAAAACAAGAGAAGAAAAGGATAAAGACTGGGAATTTGTTGTTAAAATGATGTGTATTATCAAGGATTTATATAACGGTAATACAAAACTGCCGGAATATGCAAAAGAAGAAAGCGTTGGCCATAATGCCATAGCTGGTGGCTTTCAGGGACAGAGACAATGGACTGATTTTTATCCCAATTGTGATTTTCCAGAAGCTATGTTAAACTCTTCTTTTGACTGGGAAGGAGCCAGAGAACCTTATATACTGGCAACTGAAAATGATACCTTAAATGGTGTGGGCATGCTGTTTGGTAAGCTATTAACCAACACCGCACAGATATTTGCAGACGTGAGAACCTACTGGAGCCCGGAAGCTGTGAAAAAAGCAACTGGTTATGAACTTGTGGGAACTGCCAAAGAATCCCAGGGCTTTATCCATTTGATTAACTCCGGAGCTGCTTGTATTGATGCCTGCGGTGAAGTAAAAGATATGGACGGAAACGGAATTATCAAACCTTTCTGGGAGATGACAGAAAAAGACCAGCAGGACTGTCTAGCGGCAACTACTTGGAATCCGGCAGATACAGGATATTTTCGTGGAGGCGGTTATTCCTCCAGATTTTTAACTAGAAGTGAAATGCCAGTAACAATGATTCGTTTGAACCTGGTAAAAGGATTAGGACCGGTATTGCAGTTAGCCGAAGGATATACCATTAATTTACCGGAAGAAGTATCTGATAAGTTATGGAAAAGAACGGACTATACATGGCCTTGTACCTGGTTTGCACCAAGATTAACAGGAGAGGGAGCATTTCGTTCCGCTTATGATGTAATGAACAATTGGGGTGCGAACCATGGTGCTATTAGTTACGGACATATCGGAGCAGATATACTTACCCTTTGTTCAATATTAAGAATACCTGTAAATATGCATAATGTACAGGAAGAGAAGATTTTTAGGCCTGCCGTATGGAGTGCATTTGGAATGGACAAAGAAGGACAGGACTATCGTGCCTGCCAAGCATTTGGACCTTTGTATAAATAA
- the cysW gene encoding sulfate ABC transporter permease subunit CysW produces the protein MEYKKTDRSALQTRKKKKAVKGNYQEAVTVKRILIAVAILFLFFMLVLPLILIITEALKKGLSTYISAVTEEYTVKALKLTLMATFTAVISNTIFGLIAAWCITKFKFKGRQLLTTFIDLPFSISPVIAGLIFVLTYGRNGLFYGFLQRVDMKIVFALPGIFLATIFVTFPFVAREIIPLMEAQGNDEEVAAASMGAKGFTIFLRITLPNIKWGLLYGIILCTARAMGEFGAVSVVSGHIRGKTNTLPLHIEILYSEYQFMAAFAVSSVLVILAVILLILRNLVEWRAKKNR, from the coding sequence TTGGAGTATAAAAAAACGGACAGAAGCGCATTGCAAACAAGAAAGAAGAAAAAGGCAGTCAAAGGAAACTACCAAGAAGCAGTCACAGTTAAACGCATATTAATTGCTGTAGCGATTTTATTTTTATTTTTTATGCTGGTACTTCCTCTTATATTGATAATTACAGAAGCGTTAAAGAAAGGGTTAAGTACATATATTAGTGCGGTTACAGAAGAATACACAGTGAAAGCATTAAAGCTGACTCTAATGGCAACCTTTACAGCAGTAATTTCTAATACTATATTCGGACTGATAGCTGCTTGGTGCATTACCAAATTTAAGTTTAAGGGAAGGCAGTTACTAACCACTTTCATTGATCTTCCATTTTCCATTTCACCGGTTATAGCCGGATTGATATTTGTATTAACCTACGGCAGAAACGGATTGTTCTATGGATTTTTACAAAGAGTGGATATGAAAATCGTATTTGCACTACCGGGTATATTTTTGGCCACAATATTTGTAACCTTTCCTTTTGTAGCCAGAGAGATTATACCGCTTATGGAGGCGCAGGGAAATGATGAAGAAGTGGCTGCTGCCAGCATGGGAGCAAAAGGGTTTACCATTTTTTTAAGAATAACATTGCCTAATATTAAATGGGGCTTGTTATATGGAATTATTCTGTGCACCGCCAGAGCCATGGGAGAGTTTGGAGCAGTATCCGTGGTATCCGGACATATCAGGGGGAAGACCAATACCCTGCCACTGCATATTGAAATTCTCTACAGCGAATATCAATTTATGGCTGCCTTTGCAGTATCTTCTGTATTAGTTATATTGGCAGTCATCCTTCTTATTCTTAGAAATCTGGTGGAATGGAGAGCCAAGAAAAACAGGTGA
- the cysD gene encoding sulfate adenylyltransferase subunit CysD has translation MNHLDELEAESIYILREAYKKFGKLGMLWSIGKDSTVLMWLAKKAFYGYCPFPFIHVDTTYKIPQMIEYRDKIAKELHIDLIVHTNEEAINTGMGPEHGRLVCCKALKTDGLQQVVEKYEFEGLILGVRRDEEGSRSKERVFSERNKDYEWDYTNQPPELWNQFKTDFPKGNHIRVHPILHWNEIDIWEYILRENIPLIDLYFARDGRRYRSLGCAPCTGTIESNATTIEEIIEELKHTKTSERAGRAQDQEDAYAMQKLRKDGYM, from the coding sequence ATGAATCATTTAGACGAATTGGAAGCAGAAAGTATCTATATTTTAAGAGAAGCTTATAAAAAGTTTGGAAAGTTAGGTATGCTCTGGTCAATCGGAAAGGATTCCACCGTACTAATGTGGCTTGCCAAGAAAGCCTTTTATGGGTATTGTCCTTTTCCGTTTATCCATGTGGATACCACGTATAAGATTCCTCAAATGATAGAATACAGGGATAAGATAGCAAAGGAGTTACATATTGATTTAATTGTACATACCAATGAAGAGGCTATTAATACTGGAATGGGACCGGAACATGGCAGGCTTGTTTGCTGTAAAGCTTTAAAAACGGATGGACTACAGCAGGTTGTGGAAAAATATGAATTTGAAGGTCTGATATTAGGTGTACGCAGAGATGAAGAAGGTTCCCGTTCCAAAGAAAGAGTATTTAGTGAACGTAACAAGGACTATGAGTGGGACTACACCAATCAGCCCCCTGAATTATGGAATCAGTTTAAAACAGATTTCCCGAAAGGGAACCATATCCGGGTACATCCTATTTTACATTGGAATGAAATAGATATCTGGGAATATATATTACGTGAAAATATCCCTTTGATTGACTTATATTTTGCAAGAGATGGCAGACGTTATCGAAGCTTAGGCTGCGCACCTTGTACAGGTACAATAGAATCCAACGCTACTACAATTGAGGAAATTATTGAAGAATTAAAACATACAAAGACAAGTGAACGAGCCGGGCGTGCACAGGATCAGGAAGATGCCTATGCCATGCAGAAACTTCGCAAGGACGGATATATGTAA
- a CDS encoding sulfate adenylyltransferase subunit 1, with product MGENRETVKIVVVGHVDHGKSTVIGRLLYDTNSLPEGAIDRVKRISKEKGKPFEYAYLLDAFEEEQKQGITIDTTQLQFFTAKRDYVIIDAPGHKEFLKNMISGAASAEAALLIIDANEGIKEQSKRHGYILSLLGIQKVYVIVNKMDLLAYSEEKFIQIKGEFNEFLNTLQVTPLDYIPISAFYGENIAKKSEEMPWYKGKPILEAIDDIPKDKELSGKPLRFPIQDVYKFDARRIIVGRIEAGILKEGDEIHITPGNKTTRVKTVEFWANKDTGTVVSAGQSVGITVEDEFFNKRGEIISHLEAVPVVSNRFRANVFWMGKNDLVTKKKYKIKLATAEVEAEIKSILKVIDASTLSGDEKSQKVRINDVAEIIVETKEPVAFDEFKDSKATGRFVIVDGYDVAGGGIISRAEEAVLTKGFLKEGLFLNSKIFEEYYYSVLDNSIKNVQTNLNIYHVGDIIPVSGATFKYPDSFDIIGISDGVVVLIRDKAVKDILRLSEYSYSYLPLVNARGFGIKVSSQEEYNRLIKERGGTDEKELGKDVSFSNHWFSLNQYKVIQFNEDSVYEIEYNI from the coding sequence ATGGGTGAAAATAGAGAAACCGTTAAAATTGTAGTGGTAGGTCATGTGGATCACGGAAAATCAACTGTAATCGGAAGACTTTTGTATGATACCAATTCCCTTCCAGAAGGTGCTATTGACAGGGTAAAGCGTATTTCCAAAGAAAAAGGAAAGCCATTTGAATACGCATATCTGTTAGATGCCTTTGAGGAAGAACAAAAGCAAGGTATAACCATAGACACAACCCAGCTACAGTTTTTTACGGCGAAAAGAGATTATGTAATTATAGATGCACCCGGTCATAAGGAATTCTTAAAAAATATGATATCCGGTGCAGCTAGTGCAGAAGCGGCTCTTTTGATAATAGATGCCAATGAAGGGATTAAAGAACAGTCCAAACGACATGGTTATATATTATCACTGCTTGGTATACAAAAGGTCTATGTCATTGTGAATAAAATGGATCTACTTGCATATTCTGAAGAAAAATTTATTCAGATTAAAGGAGAGTTTAATGAATTTTTGAATACCTTACAGGTAACTCCTCTGGATTATATTCCAATTTCAGCCTTTTATGGTGAAAATATTGCAAAGAAGTCAGAAGAGATGCCTTGGTATAAAGGTAAGCCTATACTTGAGGCAATCGATGACATACCAAAGGATAAAGAACTTTCGGGTAAACCACTGCGTTTTCCAATACAAGATGTATATAAATTCGACGCCAGAAGAATTATTGTAGGAAGAATAGAAGCAGGAATTTTAAAGGAAGGGGATGAGATACATATAACCCCTGGAAATAAAACAACCAGAGTGAAAACGGTTGAATTCTGGGCTAATAAGGATACCGGTACGGTGGTGTCGGCAGGACAGTCGGTGGGAATAACGGTGGAGGATGAATTCTTTAACAAACGAGGAGAAATTATCAGTCATCTGGAGGCAGTTCCGGTGGTGAGTAATCGTTTTCGAGCCAATGTATTCTGGATGGGTAAAAATGATTTAGTAACAAAAAAGAAATATAAAATCAAACTGGCAACTGCGGAAGTAGAAGCCGAGATAAAATCTATATTGAAAGTTATTGATGCAAGCACTTTATCAGGGGATGAGAAATCCCAAAAAGTAAGAATAAATGACGTTGCTGAGATTATTGTTGAAACCAAGGAACCGGTAGCCTTTGATGAATTTAAAGATAGTAAAGCCACAGGACGTTTTGTTATTGTGGATGGATATGATGTTGCCGGCGGCGGAATTATATCCAGAGCAGAAGAAGCAGTTCTAACAAAAGGTTTCTTAAAAGAAGGGCTGTTCTTAAACAGTAAAATATTTGAGGAATACTATTATTCCGTGTTAGATAACAGCATTAAAAATGTGCAGACCAATTTAAATATCTATCACGTTGGAGATATAATTCCAGTCAGTGGGGCTACTTTTAAATACCCGGATTCCTTTGATATCATAGGAATCAGTGATGGTGTAGTAGTTTTAATACGTGACAAGGCTGTGAAAGACATCCTTCGTCTTTCAGAGTATTCTTATAGCTATTTGCCACTTGTGAATGCAAGGGGATTCGGAATAAAAGTATCAAGTCAGGAAGAGTATAACCGTCTGATTAAGGAACGCGGTGGTACAGACGAAAAAGAGCTGGGGAAAGATGTTAGCTTCTCAAACCACTGGTTTTCACTGAATCAGTATAAGGTGATTCAATTTAACGAAGATTCTGTGTATGAAATTGAATATAATATATAA
- a CDS encoding DUF2752 domain-containing protein — protein sequence MLNIIVDLIKRYWIGIVLCIIVLPIINFLFGTVCLSTLIAGIPCPTCGITRATGYLLTGRVKESMQMHPLLFLIIGGFILYIFLKKNLKNYRFFIKFYVILCTLIFFFFYIYRMQNEFPNTAPMVYNKDNVVATVLKAAGYIK from the coding sequence ATGTTAAATATTATTGTGGACTTAATAAAAAGGTACTGGATTGGAATTGTTTTATGTATTATTGTATTACCAATAATTAACTTCCTGTTTGGAACTGTATGCTTGAGTACTCTAATTGCCGGGATACCATGTCCGACTTGTGGTATCACAAGAGCGACTGGATATCTGCTGACCGGACGAGTAAAGGAATCCATGCAAATGCACCCTTTATTGTTTTTAATAATCGGTGGATTTATTCTTTACATATTTCTTAAAAAAAACTTAAAAAATTATAGATTTTTTATTAAGTTTTATGTTATACTATGTACGTTGATTTTCTTCTTTTTTTATATTTACCGTATGCAGAACGAATTTCCTAATACAGCGCCTATGGTTTATAACAAAGACAATGTTGTAGCAACCGTCTTAAAGGCAGCAGGGTATATAAAATAG
- a CDS encoding 4Fe-4S dicluster domain-containing protein, giving the protein MSIRINREKCTGCGKCIEVCPGTLLFKEVEGSKAFIKYPKECWGCTSCLKECKFEAISYYLGADIGGNGSIMHVTEEGNELHWHITDAGGNKKIISIDRTKANSY; this is encoded by the coding sequence ATGAGCATACGCATTAACCGGGAGAAATGTACCGGCTGTGGTAAATGTATTGAGGTCTGTCCCGGAACGTTGTTATTTAAAGAAGTGGAGGGCAGCAAGGCATTTATAAAGTACCCTAAAGAGTGTTGGGGATGTACTTCCTGCCTTAAGGAATGTAAATTTGAAGCCATATCTTATTATCTGGGTGCTGATATTGGAGGAAATGGATCAATTATGCATGTAACAGAGGAAGGAAATGAACTACATTGGCATATAACGGATGCAGGCGGAAATAAAAAAATAATTTCAATTGACCGTACAAAAGCCAATTCTTATTAA
- the cysT gene encoding sulfate ABC transporter permease subunit CysT — protein sequence MTRKTSVIPGFKITLGITIAYLSIIILIPLSTIFFKTAGMGVKEFLAAAFDRRVLHAYGVSFFCAFTAALINVIFGVIIAWVIVRYEFPFKRLIDGMIDLPFALPTSVAGIALTTLFSENGWLGSILLKVGIKGSYTLLGITIALVFIGIPFVTRSVQPVLEELDKGVEEASLMLGASGFQKFRKVILPELLSPVLTGFSLAFARGIGEYGSVVFISGNKPMKTEIAPLLIMSKLEQFDYEGATAIAIVMLLVSFLMLLFMNLIRIKTNRFLKA from the coding sequence ATGACTCGAAAAACAAGTGTTATTCCGGGGTTTAAAATAACCTTAGGTATTACTATAGCCTATTTATCAATTATTATTTTAATACCCTTGTCTACAATATTTTTTAAAACCGCAGGTATGGGAGTTAAGGAGTTCTTGGCTGCGGCATTTGACAGACGGGTTTTACATGCCTATGGAGTCAGCTTTTTCTGTGCATTTACAGCCGCACTGATTAACGTCATATTCGGAGTAATTATTGCTTGGGTTATAGTACGATACGAATTTCCTTTTAAACGTCTTATAGACGGAATGATAGACCTGCCTTTTGCCCTTCCGACCTCAGTGGCTGGTATTGCCCTTACCACCTTGTTTTCAGAAAATGGCTGGCTTGGCAGTATACTGCTAAAGGTCGGTATAAAAGGTTCCTATACCCTTTTGGGTATTACGATAGCGTTGGTATTCATTGGGATTCCTTTTGTAACTAGAAGCGTACAGCCTGTACTTGAGGAACTGGATAAAGGGGTGGAAGAAGCTTCCTTGATGCTTGGAGCAAGCGGTTTTCAGAAATTTAGAAAAGTCATTTTGCCGGAGTTGCTAAGCCCAGTCTTAACTGGATTTTCTTTAGCTTTTGCAAGAGGAATCGGTGAATATGGTTCGGTAGTATTTATATCCGGCAATAAACCTATGAAGACAGAAATAGCTCCCTTGCTAATTATGTCAAAGCTGGAACAGTTTGACTATGAAGGAGCTACAGCAATTGCAATTGTTATGCTTTTGGTATCCTTTCTGATGCTTTTATTTATGAACCTGATACGCATTAAAACGAATAGATTTTTAAAAGCATAA
- a CDS encoding sulfate/molybdate ABC transporter ATP-binding protein — protein MYIEVKNLNKSFGSFRASKNVSFSIEKGNLVALLGPSGSGKTTILRMLAGLEVPDSGDIFIQGKCVNDTAPGEREIGFVFQNYALFRHMTVAENIGFGLQVKKVKKDVIQKRVEELISLIGLTGLEKRYPHQLSGGQKQRVAFARAIAPNPSVLLLDEPFAAIDAKVRKELRTWLKEMIHKLGVTSIFVTHDQEEAIDVADEIIVTNQGSIEQKGTPVEIYKYPVTPFVAHFIGESSIIENAGVLKGFQATKEGIKSVIRPEFIEIGRIGEFSNPSATDKGVVSQIGFHGSSWEIIVDVKGCKLTGYRSLEKEPLQVGEEVSVLIHRLYVFEGEGTKILENKLKNDPMPVFI, from the coding sequence ATGTATATAGAGGTTAAAAATCTAAATAAGTCCTTTGGCAGTTTCAGGGCTTCGAAGAATGTTAGTTTTTCCATAGAAAAGGGGAATCTGGTTGCGCTCTTAGGACCCAGTGGGAGCGGCAAAACCACTATATTGCGTATGTTAGCAGGACTCGAAGTCCCAGATTCCGGAGATATATTCATCCAAGGAAAATGTGTTAATGATACGGCACCAGGGGAGCGTGAAATCGGGTTTGTATTTCAAAATTATGCACTGTTTCGTCATATGACGGTAGCAGAAAATATTGGCTTTGGATTGCAGGTAAAGAAGGTAAAGAAGGACGTTATACAAAAGAGAGTAGAGGAGCTTATCAGCTTGATAGGATTAACAGGACTTGAAAAGAGATATCCTCACCAGTTGTCAGGGGGTCAAAAACAAAGGGTGGCCTTCGCAAGAGCTATAGCACCTAACCCCTCTGTATTATTACTCGATGAACCCTTTGCCGCCATTGATGCCAAAGTTAGAAAGGAATTAAGAACCTGGTTAAAGGAAATGATTCATAAGCTTGGTGTAACCAGTATATTTGTTACCCATGACCAGGAGGAAGCCATTGATGTAGCGGATGAAATTATTGTAACCAATCAGGGAAGTATAGAGCAGAAAGGAACACCGGTAGAAATTTATAAATATCCTGTAACGCCCTTTGTAGCCCACTTTATCGGAGAATCTAGTATTATTGAAAATGCAGGTGTATTAAAGGGATTTCAAGCTACAAAAGAGGGAATAAAATCTGTTATCCGTCCGGAATTCATTGAAATCGGGAGAATAGGCGAATTCTCCAACCCATCTGCCACAGATAAAGGAGTGGTAAGTCAGATTGGTTTTCATGGTTCATCCTGGGAAATTATAGTGGATGTAAAAGGCTGTAAATTAACCGGTTATCGCTCCTTGGAAAAGGAACCGCTGCAAGTGGGAGAAGAAGTTTCAGTCTTAATACACCGCCTGTATGTATTTGAAGGAGAAGGCACAAAAATCCTCGAAAATAAGCTAAAGAATGACCCTATGCCGGTATTTATTTAA